A DNA window from Malus domestica chromosome 12, GDT2T_hap1 contains the following coding sequences:
- the LOC103438956 gene encoding glucan endo-1,3-beta-glucosidase-like, with the protein MAKSHLVAKSPSRVSILLLLGLLMATLTTTGAQIGVCYGTVANNLPPAQEVISLYNQYNIQRMRLYGPNHDALQALRGSNIEVVLGVENERLQDISSSQDSANDWVQNNVVNYNDVKFKYIAVGNEINATGPDAPFVGPAMERIQNAISTAGLANQIKVSTAVYPIILEESYPPSKGSFRQNYRPFLDPIIGFLVGNQSPLLVNMYPYFSYIQSRDISLEYALFTSPSAPVNDGDLQYQNLFDAILDAVYSALEKAEGGSLKIVVSESGWPSDGGDGQVTTKENARIYNSNLIKHVKGGTPKKPGNPIETYVFSMFNENEKQGEATEKHFGLFFPNKEPVYPIDFN; encoded by the exons ATGGCTAAGTCCCATTTAGTTGCGAAAAGCCCCTCCAGGGTTTCCATTCTGCTACTTCTCGGACTGCTAATGGCTACCCTTACTACAactg GTGCACAAATTGGTGTTTGTTACGGAACGGTTGCAAACAACTTGCCACCCGCACAAGAAGTGATATCTCTTTACAACCAGTACAATATTCAAAGAATGCGGCTCTATGGTCCCAACCACGATGCTCTCCAAGCCCTCAGAGGCTCTAACATTGAGGTCGTGCTTGGTGTAGAAAACGAACGCCTTCAAGACATTTCTTCTAGTCAGGACAGTGCAAATGATTGGGTCCAAAATAATGTTGTAAACTACAACGATGTCAAATTTAAGTATATTGCAGTCGGAAATGAAATAAATGCCACAGGTCCAGATGCGCCATTTGTTGGCCCTGCAATGGAAAGAATTCAAAATGCTATTTCTACGGCAGGGCTTGCAAACCAAATTAAGGTCTCTACCGCAGTTTACCCTATAATCCTCGAAGAATCGTACCCTCCATCAAAAGGTTCCTTCAGACAAAACTATCGGCCATTTCTTGATCCAATCATCGGGTTCTTAGTTGGGAATCAATCTCCGTTACTTGTTAATATGTACCCGTATTTTAGTTACATTCAAAGTCGTGACATTAGTCTTGAATATGCTCTTTTTACATCCCCATCCGCTCCAGTGAATGATGGTGATCTTCAGTATCAGAACCTATTTGATGCAATTCTGGATGCAGTTTACTCAGCGTTAGAGAAGGCTGAAGGTGGCTCTTTGAAAATTGTTGTATCAGAGAGTGGTTGGCCCTCAGACGGTGGGGATGGTCAAGTGACAACGAAGGAGAATGCAAGAATTTACAACTCAAATTTGATAAAGCATGTGAAGGGCGGGACTCCAAAGAAGCCTGGAAACCCCATCGAAACTTACGTGTTTAGCATGTTTAATGAGAATGAAAAACAAGGGGAGGCGACCGAGAAGCATTTCGGGCTCTTTTTTCCTAACAAAGAGCCCGTATATCCCATTGATTTCAACTAG
- the LOC103420622 gene encoding protein DNA-DAMAGE INDUCIBLE 1-like, which produces MLYVDMEVNGVPLKAFVDSGAQSTIISKSCAERCGLLRLFYQRYKGIAHGVGQSEILGRIHVAPIKIGSIFYPCSLMVLDAPNMEFLFGLDMLRKHQCIIDLNENVLRVGGGEVSVPFLQEKGIPSRFLDEERFSKEASSSGAPVSLLEFMLFLKSRILAVCSFRFLNA; this is translated from the exons ATGTTGTATGTTGACATGGAAGTGAATGGTGTCCCGTTGAAG GCATTTGTTGACAGTGGAGCGCAGTCAACTATTATATCAAAAAGTTGTGCCGAGCGTTGTGG ATTGTTGAGGCTTTTTTATCAACGTTATAAGGGCATTGCTCATGGAGTTGGTCAATCAGAGATATTGGGTCGTATACATGTAGCTCCAATCAAG ATTGGAAGTATATTTTACCCTTGTTCATTGATGGTTCTCGATGCTCCGAATATGGAGTTTCTCTTTGGGTTGGATATGCTCCGTAAGCATCAG TGCATTATAGATTTGAACGAAAATGTCTTGAGAGTTGGCGGTGGAGAAGTTTCTGTACCATTTTTGCAAG AAAAAGGCATCCCATCTCGTTTTCtcgatgaagaaaggttctccaAGGAAGCATCCAGCTCAGGAGCTCCTGTAAGTCTGCTCGAGTTTATGCTTTTCCTGAAGTCAAGGATTCTTGCTGTTTGCAGTTTCCGGTTCTTAAatgcataa